Proteins encoded by one window of Superficieibacter sp. HKU1:
- the motB gene encoding flagellar motor protein MotB: protein MKNQAHPIVVVKRRKHKSHGGGAHGSWKIAYADFMTAMMAFFLVMWLISISSPKELIQIAEYFRTPLATAVTGGPRVSNSDSPIPGGGDDYTQQQGEVHKQPNVEQLRERMEISRLKKIRGELDQLIEADPKLKALRPHLKIDLVQEGLRIQIIDSQNRPMFKTGSAEVEPYMRDILRAIAPVLNEIPNKISLSGHTDDFPYANGDKGYSNWELSADRANASRRELVAGSLDSGKVLRVVGMAATMRLSDRGGDDAINRRISLVVLNKRTEQAILNENAESQNVPFSELSSSAAAPQAASPTSPQADPR from the coding sequence ATGAAGAATCAGGCGCATCCCATCGTCGTTGTTAAGCGGCGAAAACATAAAAGTCATGGTGGCGGCGCTCACGGGTCGTGGAAGATCGCTTACGCCGATTTTATGACGGCGATGATGGCGTTCTTCCTGGTGATGTGGCTGATTTCAATCTCCAGCCCGAAAGAGCTGATCCAGATTGCTGAATATTTTCGCACTCCGCTGGCAACGGCGGTGACGGGCGGGCCACGCGTCTCCAACAGCGACAGCCCGATCCCCGGCGGCGGCGATGATTACACTCAGCAGCAGGGCGAAGTGCATAAACAGCCCAACGTGGAACAGCTCAGGGAGCGGATGGAAATCAGCCGCCTGAAAAAAATTCGTGGCGAACTCGACCAGCTTATTGAGGCCGACCCGAAGCTAAAAGCGCTCAGGCCGCACCTCAAAATCGACCTCGTGCAGGAAGGCTTACGCATCCAGATTATCGACAGCCAGAACCGGCCAATGTTTAAAACCGGTAGTGCAGAAGTGGAGCCGTATATGCGCGATATTCTGCGCGCCATCGCGCCGGTGCTGAACGAGATCCCCAATAAAATCAGCCTGTCCGGGCATACCGATGACTTCCCTTACGCCAACGGCGACAAGGGTTACAGCAACTGGGAACTGTCCGCCGACCGCGCCAACGCCTCGCGTCGCGAGCTGGTGGCCGGAAGTCTGGATAGCGGCAAGGTGCTGCGGGTGGTAGGCATGGCCGCGACCATGCGCCTGTCCGACCGCGGGGGCGATGATGCCATTAACCGCCGCATTAGCCTTGTCGTCCTCAACAAACGAACCGAACAGGCCATTCTCAATGAGAATGCCGAAAGCCAGAACGTGCCATTTAGTGAATTATCGTCATCTGCGGCCGCGCCGCAGGCGGCCAGTCCCACATCGCCACAAGCCGATCCGAGGTGA
- the motA gene encoding flagellar motor stator protein MotA — translation MLILLGYLVVLGTVFGGYMMTGGHLGALYQPAELIIIGGAGVGAFIVGNNGKSIKGTLKAIPLLFRRSKYTKSMYMDLLALLYRLMAKSRQQGMFSLERDIENPQESEIFASYPRILADGVMLDFIIDYLRLIISGNMNTFEIEALMDEEIETHESESEVPANALASVGDSLPAFGIVAAVMGVVHALASADRPAAELGALIAHAMVGTFLGILLAYGFISPLSSVLRQKSAETSKMMQCVKITLLSNLNGYAPPIAVEFGRKTLYSSERPSFVELEEHVRAVRNPSAQQTTTEDA, via the coding sequence GTGCTTATCTTATTGGGTTACCTGGTCGTTCTCGGTACAGTTTTCGGCGGTTACATGATGACCGGCGGACACCTTGGAGCACTCTATCAACCGGCTGAACTTATTATTATCGGCGGGGCAGGCGTGGGTGCGTTTATCGTTGGCAACAACGGTAAGTCAATTAAAGGAACGCTGAAGGCGATCCCGCTGCTGTTCCGTCGCTCGAAATACACCAAAAGCATGTATATGGATTTGCTGGCGCTGCTCTATCGCCTGATGGCCAAGTCGCGCCAGCAGGGGATGTTTTCGCTTGAGCGGGATATCGAAAACCCGCAGGAAAGTGAAATCTTCGCCAGCTATCCGCGCATTCTCGCCGACGGCGTAATGCTGGATTTTATTATCGATTACCTGCGCCTCATCATCAGCGGCAATATGAATACCTTCGAAATTGAAGCGCTGATGGACGAGGAGATTGAAACGCACGAAAGTGAATCCGAGGTGCCGGCAAACGCGCTGGCGTCTGTCGGTGACTCGCTGCCTGCGTTCGGTATCGTGGCGGCGGTTATGGGCGTGGTACATGCGCTGGCCTCGGCGGATCGTCCGGCGGCGGAGCTGGGCGCGCTCATCGCGCACGCGATGGTCGGAACCTTCCTCGGCATTCTGCTGGCGTATGGTTTTATCTCGCCGCTTTCCAGCGTGCTGCGGCAAAAAAGTGCCGAAACCAGCAAGATGATGCAGTGCGTCAAAATTACGCTGCTGTCGAATCTCAACGGCTACGCGCCGCCGATTGCCGTCGAATTTGGCCGTAAAACGCTTTATTCCAGCGAACGTCCTTCGTTTGTCGAGCTGGAAGAACACGTGCGCGCGGTGAGAAACCCTTCTGCCCAACAAACCACGACTGAGGACGCATGA
- the flhC gene encoding flagellar transcriptional regulator FlhC: MRMSEKSIVQEARDIQLAMELITLGARLQMLESETQLSRGRLIKLYKELRGSPPPKGMLPFSTDWFMTWEQNIHSSMFCNAWQYLLKTGLCSGVDAVIKAYRLYLEQCPQLDGEAPLLALTRAWTLVRFVESGMLQLSHCSCCNGNFITHAHQPVGSFVCSLCQPPSRAVKRRKLSRDIADSTPQLLDEQIEQAV, from the coding sequence CTGAGGATGAGCGAAAAAAGCATTGTTCAGGAAGCCCGTGATATTCAGCTGGCAATGGAGCTGATTACGCTGGGCGCTCGCTTACAGATGCTGGAAAGTGAGACACAGCTGAGCCGTGGTCGTCTTATCAAACTGTATAAAGAGCTGCGCGGTAGCCCGCCGCCGAAAGGCATGCTGCCGTTTTCTACCGACTGGTTTATGACCTGGGAACAGAACATTCACTCATCCATGTTCTGTAATGCCTGGCAGTACCTGCTTAAAACGGGGTTATGCAGCGGCGTTGATGCGGTGATCAAAGCGTATCGCCTGTATCTTGAACAGTGCCCGCAGCTGGACGGCGAAGCGCCGCTGCTGGCGCTCACCCGCGCCTGGACGCTGGTGCGTTTTGTTGAAAGCGGAATGCTGCAGCTGTCGCATTGCAGCTGCTGTAACGGCAATTTTATTACTCACGCCCATCAGCCGGTGGGCAGCTTCGTATGCAGTTTATGCCAGCCGCCATCCCGTGCCGTAAAAAGACGTAAACTTTCCCGTGATATTGCCGATAGTACTCCACAACTGCTGGATGAACAGATCGAACAGGCTGTTTAA